A region of Ornithodoros turicata isolate Travis chromosome 5, ASM3712646v1, whole genome shotgun sequence DNA encodes the following proteins:
- the LOC135393819 gene encoding neprilysin-1-like — MPKKTRKSSKKRGRHGPRVETSDPRDPQELGEMPIDDKESQDPGRQEQLSDQSPPSPDTNAEKKARKKKKSHKKGRSKKKSRRSKAVPKLQHPSEGVKEQDPAPEAEVRAEIRELDNDLRTLHELEELASTKDLQAEAQNKRSRFMEEAAFERSAVNAVDENGGLTKMPDKGQRIVLTSGTSSERGLSSREDMGHIFPQNPWGMPAGSSWDAGEVKISVQYQQSSTENADFAEEYQKPSDLTLVRSSNCDLLGLAGIAQMSQASSWEGRTADKSSVQRYKTSMRKHESVGVDSRDPENTVSMTPEVSSTRGLPTSADMSHIFPSPPWVVQPEESIKPQPVSSTHYPFEMDSTITKSEERPVLLRGMDDIAMERKQPLRPRVLRYLALASVSCLALVLLLIPVFFKISSRQPKAFRSMCTDDECHRSTSHITSFANKSIDACDNFYERVCYRWTRLNASVGFVEGAVTSFYDRLTKKVLTTATANPDREGTHVFQRLFQSCSHFMKTTHSVRELISKVTRHFIGKLPKPSSSWEAAMAFAVNLTMLHGIGTAFEIGWESGTSRNYFVLSRGKSVLEKFGAPTYKALYVDYVSEAVHQLLDSSSKDVVNAVLSLDETVTKIISSRPHIREIYASFRVVERISKNLTASFWLHAINQHLPLASKVAPSDMILTTGFDALKQVMSVIESSPTTIANVYINMLVVAEVLRFDYHGNISTQSNDFMKVCLRATQRVLTQTWPTVISTVSGYGNHVVSDQLDDLFRQAKTGFLEELRFSKWMDPESHIAVHHKLLRSKAYTFSEKDTFPEAVEYLSLDLRGRDFVSGYLAALAHEARVLRRATPRLEECVFFNAVQLEGTVYFDDRDYILVLPTPYLAAPLFDSFDGEQFHNFATVGTISAAFLARAVSSPKSSHPPSAESLRALKAGTECFRNQFESRFVNSKVPEDLGNSVFVWTAAVRAAYEKLKKYSEEHLSANEMQTYWTRIQQQFFEGYCLLSCTTRAGSDVLSPLQRCVIPLQNMQEFAVAHSCVNGSRMNPSFKCPQL; from the exons ATGCCCAAGAAGACACGGAAATCGTCCAAGAAACGCGGAAGGCATGGCCCGCGTGTTGAGACTTCCGATCCGAGGGATCCACAAGAGTTGGGTGAAATGCCTATTGATGACAAGGAATCGCAAGATCCCGGAAGACAGGAGCAGTTATCCGACCAGAGCCCGCCGAGCCCAGATACTAACGCTGAAAAGAAGGCGCGCAAGAAGAAAAAGTCCCACAAGAAGGGAAGGAGCAAGAAGAAAAGTCGCAGAAGCAAAGCCGTTCCGAAACTCCAGCATCCTTCCGAAGGTGTTAAAGAACAGGACCCTGCTCCAGAAGCTGAGGTACGAGCTGAGATACGTGAACTCGATAATGATTTGCGAACTCTGCATGAACTTGAAGAACTAGCGTCGACAAAAGACTTACAGGCTGAAGCGCAAAACAAGAGAAGCCGGTTTATGGAGGAAGCTGCCTTCGAACGTTCAGCTGTCAACGCTGTCGACGAAAACGGTGGACTTACCAAGATGCCAGATAAGGGACAGCGGATTGTCTTGACATCTGGTACCAGTAGCGAACGTGGTCTCTCTTCTCGAGAAGATATGGGGCATATTTTCCCCCAGAATCCATGGGGGATGCCAGCTGGTAGCAGTTGGGATGCTGGCGAGGTAAAGATCTCTGTACAATACCAGCAGTCATCCACGGAGAACGCAGACTTCGCAGAGGAATACCAGAAACCATCGGACTTAACGCTCGTACGGAGTTCGAATTGTGACCTGTTAGGTCTAGCCGGGATTGCACAAATGTCACAGGCCAGTTCTTGGGAAGGCCGCACTGCAGATAAGAGTTCTGTTCAGCGGTACAAGACGTCCATGAGGAAGCACGAAAGTGTTGGCGTGGATAGCAGGGATCCGGAGAACACAGTTTCTATGACGCCAGAAGTGAGCAGCACTCGCGGGCTACCAACCTCAGCTGACATGAGCCACATATTTCCTAGCCCTCCATGGGTAGTGCAACCGGAAGAGAGTATTAAACCGCAACCCGTCTCATCAACACATTATCCATTCGAGATGGACAGTACCATAACCAAGTCTGAAGAACGGCCGGTACTACTGAGAGGAATGG ACGACATCGCTATGGAACGCAAGCAACCTCTTCGTCCGCGTGTCCTTCGATACCTGGCTCTGGCGTCGGTCTCCTGCCTAGCACTCGTCCTTCTCCTCATCCCTGTCTTCTTCAAAATTAGTTCCAGACAACCCAAGGCTTTTCGCAGTATGTGCACCGATGACGAATGTCACAGGTCGACGTCACACATCACCAGCTTCGCCAACAAATCCATCGACGCATGCGACAACTTCTACGAGCGCGTCTGCTATCGATGGACCAGACTGAACGCTAGCGTCGGCTTTGTGGAAGGCGCGGTCACGTCATTTTACGATCGCCTGACGAAGAAGGTGTTGACGACCGCGACGGCAAATCCAGACCGCGAAGGAACGCACGTGTTTCAGCGTCTCTTCCAGAGCTGCTCCCATTTTATGAAGACAACACACTCTGTCAGGGAGCTGATATCAAAGGTGACCCGTCACTTCATTGGTAAGCTCCCGAAGCCGAGTTCTTCGTGGGAAGCAGCGATGGCGTTCGCTGTCAACCTGACCATGCTTCACGGAATCGGAACCGCCTTCGAGATCGGTTGGGAGAGTGGAACATCCCGTAATTATTTCGTGTTGTCTCGCGGCAAGTCCGTCCTGGAAAAGTTTGGTGCGCCGACTTATAAGGCTCTCTACGTAGATTACGTGTCTGAAGCCGTGCACCAGCTTCTAGACAGCAGTTCGAAGGACGTCGTCAATGCGGTATTAAGTTTAGACGAAACTGTGACCAAAATAATATCGTCTCGGCCACATATTCGAGAGATATATGCCTCATTCCGGGTGGTTGAACGAATTtccaaaaatttgacagcctcTTTTTGGCTTCACGCAATCAACCAACATCTACCGCTGGCTAGCAAGGTTGCTCCGTCGGATATGATACTTACGACGGGATTCGACGCTCTCAAACAAGTTATGTCCGTTATTGAATCGTCGCCAACTACCATAGCAAATGTCTACATAAATATGCTGGTCGTCGCGGAGGTGCTCCGATTTGATTATCACGGCAATATATCGACGCAATCGAATGATTTCATGAAAGTCTGTCTTCGAGCAACGCAGAGGGTTCTCACGCAGACTTGGCCGACCGTCATCTCCACCGTTTCTGGTTACGGGAACCACGTCGTGTCGGATCAACTCGACGACCTCTTTCGTCAAGCGAAAACGGGGTTCCTCGAGGAACTCCGTTTTTCCAAGTGGATGGACCCCGAATCTCACATCGCGGTTCACCACAAGCTGCTAAGGTCTAAAGCTTACACCTTCTCCGAAAAAGACACTTTTCCAGAAGCTGTGGAGTACCTCAGCTTGGACCTGCGAGGAAGAGACTTTGTGTCGGGTTACTTGGCCGCGTTGGCTCACGAAGCTCGCGTTCTGCGACGCGCTACTCCGAGGTTAGAAGAATGCGTTTTCTTCAACGCCGTTCAGCTTGAGGGAACCGTTTACTTTGACGACCGCGATTACATTCTCGTCCTTCCCACACCCTATCTTGCCGCTCCACTGTTCGACTCCTTCGACGGAGAGCAGTTCCACAACTTCGCCACCGTCGGTACGATAAGCGCTGCGTTTCTGGCACGGGCTGTGAGTTCGCCGAAATCGTCGCATCCCCCTTCGGCGGAGAGTCTTCGAGCCTTGAAAGCAGGGACGGAGTGCTTCAGGAACCAATTCGAAAGCAGGTTCGTTAATTCGAAAGTTCCAGAGGATCTCGGTAACAGCGTCTTCGTCTGGACAGCAGCAGTTCGTGCGGCTTACGAAAAGTTGAAGAAGTACAGTGAGGAACACTTGTCTGCGAATGAAATGCAGACTTACTGGACACGGATTCAGCAACAGTTCTTTGAGGGATATTGTCTTTTGAGTTGCACAACAAGGGCAGGAAGTGACGTCTTGTCCCCTCTTCAGCGTTGTGTGATACCATTGCAGAATATGCAGGAGTTCGCTGTGGCCCATTCTTGCGTGAACGGTTCGAGGATGAACCCATCATTCAAATGTCCGCAATTGTAG